A genomic window from Buteo buteo chromosome 13, bButBut1.hap1.1, whole genome shotgun sequence includes:
- the NR2F2 gene encoding COUP transcription factor 2 isoform X1: MAMVVGAWRDPQDDVPGAQGTQPSQAPPVQGPPAGAPHTPQTPGPGGPPSTPAQTNPPSQQNQGDKQQQQQHIECVVCGDKSSGKHYGQFTCEGCKSFFKRSVRRNLSYTCRANRNCPIDQHHRNQCQYCRLKKCLKVGMRREAVQRGRMPPTQPTHGQFALTNGDPLNCHSYLSGYISLLLRAEPYPTSRFGSQCMQPNNIMGIENICELAARMLFSAVEWARNIPFFPDLQITDQVALLRLTWSELFVLNAAQCSMPLHVAPLLAAAGLHASPMSADRVVAFMDHIRIFQEQVEKLKALHVDSAEYSCLKAIVLFTSDACGLSDVAHVESLQEKSQCALEEYVRSQYPNQPTRFGKLLLRLPSLRTVSSSVIEQLFFVRLVGKTPIETLIRDMLLSGSSFNWPYMSIQ; the protein is encoded by the exons ATGGCAATGGTAGTCGGTGCGTGGCGAGACCCCCAGGACGATGTGCCCGGAGCTCAGGGAACGCAGCCTTCGCAAGCCCCGCCGGTGCAGGGACCTCCGGCCGGGGCCCCGCACACCCCACAGACCCCGGGGCCCGGGGGCCCTCCCAGTACGCCAGCCCAGACCAACCCGCCAAGCCAGCAGAACCAAGgagacaaacagcagcagcagcagcacattgAATGTGTGGTTTGTGGGGACAAGTCTAGTGGCAAACATTATGGCCAGTTTACCTGCGAGGGTTGCAAGAGTTTCTTCAAGCGGAGTGTAAGGAGGAATCTCAGCTACACTTGTCGTGCCAACAGGAACTGTCCCATTGACCAGCACCACCGCAATCAGTGTCAGTACTGCCGCCTCAAAAAATGCCTCAAAGTTGGCATGAGACGGGAAG CGGTCCAGAGGGGCAGAATGCCACCCACACAGCCAACTCATGGTCAGTTCGCCTTGACAAACGGGGACCCTCTCAACTGCCATTCCTACCTATCCGGATATATCTCCCTTCTTCTGAGAGCAGAGCCCTACCCCACCTCCCGCTTTGGCAGTCAGTGCATGCAACCCAACAACATCATGGGCATCGAGAACATTTGTGAACTGGCAGCTAGGATGCTCTTCAGCGCGGTGGAGTGGGCCAGGAATATCCCCTTCTTCCCAGACCTCCAGATCACAGACCAGGTGGCCCTCCTGAGGCTGACCTGGAGCGAGTTGTTTGTCCTCAACGCTGCCCAGTGCTCCATGCCCCTCCACGTAGCTCcgctcctggcagctgctggccTCCACGCTTCGCCAATGTCTGCTGACCGAGTGGTCGCCTTTATGGACCACATACGAATCTTCCAAGAGCAAgtagaaaaactgaaagcattGCATGTCGACTCTGCAGAATATAGCTGTTTAAAGGCCATAGTCCTCTTCACCTCAG ATGCCTGTGGTCTCTCTGATGTAGCCCATGTTGAAAGTTTACAGGAGAAGTCACAGTGTGCTTTGGAAGAGTATGTTAGGAGCCAGTATCCCAACCAGCCAACACGATTCGGGAAGCTATTACTACGTCTCCCCTCCCTTCGCACTGTCTCCTCTTCTGTCATAGAGCAATTGTTTTTCGTCCGTTTGGTAGGTAAAACCCCCATAGAAACCCTAATCAGGGATATGTTACTGTCTGGCAGCAGTTTTAACTGGCCTTATATGTCcattcaataa
- the NR2F2 gene encoding COUP transcription factor 2 isoform X2: protein MQAIWDLEQGKYGFAVQRGRMPPTQPTHGQFALTNGDPLNCHSYLSGYISLLLRAEPYPTSRFGSQCMQPNNIMGIENICELAARMLFSAVEWARNIPFFPDLQITDQVALLRLTWSELFVLNAAQCSMPLHVAPLLAAAGLHASPMSADRVVAFMDHIRIFQEQVEKLKALHVDSAEYSCLKAIVLFTSDACGLSDVAHVESLQEKSQCALEEYVRSQYPNQPTRFGKLLLRLPSLRTVSSSVIEQLFFVRLVGKTPIETLIRDMLLSGSSFNWPYMSIQ from the exons atgcaaGCGATTTGGGACCTTGAACAAGGCAAATATGGTTTTG CGGTCCAGAGGGGCAGAATGCCACCCACACAGCCAACTCATGGTCAGTTCGCCTTGACAAACGGGGACCCTCTCAACTGCCATTCCTACCTATCCGGATATATCTCCCTTCTTCTGAGAGCAGAGCCCTACCCCACCTCCCGCTTTGGCAGTCAGTGCATGCAACCCAACAACATCATGGGCATCGAGAACATTTGTGAACTGGCAGCTAGGATGCTCTTCAGCGCGGTGGAGTGGGCCAGGAATATCCCCTTCTTCCCAGACCTCCAGATCACAGACCAGGTGGCCCTCCTGAGGCTGACCTGGAGCGAGTTGTTTGTCCTCAACGCTGCCCAGTGCTCCATGCCCCTCCACGTAGCTCcgctcctggcagctgctggccTCCACGCTTCGCCAATGTCTGCTGACCGAGTGGTCGCCTTTATGGACCACATACGAATCTTCCAAGAGCAAgtagaaaaactgaaagcattGCATGTCGACTCTGCAGAATATAGCTGTTTAAAGGCCATAGTCCTCTTCACCTCAG ATGCCTGTGGTCTCTCTGATGTAGCCCATGTTGAAAGTTTACAGGAGAAGTCACAGTGTGCTTTGGAAGAGTATGTTAGGAGCCAGTATCCCAACCAGCCAACACGATTCGGGAAGCTATTACTACGTCTCCCCTCCCTTCGCACTGTCTCCTCTTCTGTCATAGAGCAATTGTTTTTCGTCCGTTTGGTAGGTAAAACCCCCATAGAAACCCTAATCAGGGATATGTTACTGTCTGGCAGCAGTTTTAACTGGCCTTATATGTCcattcaataa
- the NR2F2 gene encoding COUP transcription factor 2 isoform X3, protein MILPSLPPPPPPPPPPPPPPPLLPAAAGAAAGHIECVVCGDKSSGKHYGQFTCEGCKSFFKRSVRRNLSYTCRANRNCPIDQHHRNQCQYCRLKKCLKVGMRREAVQRGRMPPTQPTHGQFALTNGDPLNCHSYLSGYISLLLRAEPYPTSRFGSQCMQPNNIMGIENICELAARMLFSAVEWARNIPFFPDLQITDQVALLRLTWSELFVLNAAQCSMPLHVAPLLAAAGLHASPMSADRVVAFMDHIRIFQEQVEKLKALHVDSAEYSCLKAIVLFTSDACGLSDVAHVESLQEKSQCALEEYVRSQYPNQPTRFGKLLLRLPSLRTVSSSVIEQLFFVRLVGKTPIETLIRDMLLSGSSFNWPYMSIQ, encoded by the exons ATgatccttccctctctccctcctcctcctcctcctcctcctcctcctcctcctcctcctcctctcctcc cggcggcggcgggagcggcggcggga cacattgAATGTGTGGTTTGTGGGGACAAGTCTAGTGGCAAACATTATGGCCAGTTTACCTGCGAGGGTTGCAAGAGTTTCTTCAAGCGGAGTGTAAGGAGGAATCTCAGCTACACTTGTCGTGCCAACAGGAACTGTCCCATTGACCAGCACCACCGCAATCAGTGTCAGTACTGCCGCCTCAAAAAATGCCTCAAAGTTGGCATGAGACGGGAAG CGGTCCAGAGGGGCAGAATGCCACCCACACAGCCAACTCATGGTCAGTTCGCCTTGACAAACGGGGACCCTCTCAACTGCCATTCCTACCTATCCGGATATATCTCCCTTCTTCTGAGAGCAGAGCCCTACCCCACCTCCCGCTTTGGCAGTCAGTGCATGCAACCCAACAACATCATGGGCATCGAGAACATTTGTGAACTGGCAGCTAGGATGCTCTTCAGCGCGGTGGAGTGGGCCAGGAATATCCCCTTCTTCCCAGACCTCCAGATCACAGACCAGGTGGCCCTCCTGAGGCTGACCTGGAGCGAGTTGTTTGTCCTCAACGCTGCCCAGTGCTCCATGCCCCTCCACGTAGCTCcgctcctggcagctgctggccTCCACGCTTCGCCAATGTCTGCTGACCGAGTGGTCGCCTTTATGGACCACATACGAATCTTCCAAGAGCAAgtagaaaaactgaaagcattGCATGTCGACTCTGCAGAATATAGCTGTTTAAAGGCCATAGTCCTCTTCACCTCAG ATGCCTGTGGTCTCTCTGATGTAGCCCATGTTGAAAGTTTACAGGAGAAGTCACAGTGTGCTTTGGAAGAGTATGTTAGGAGCCAGTATCCCAACCAGCCAACACGATTCGGGAAGCTATTACTACGTCTCCCCTCCCTTCGCACTGTCTCCTCTTCTGTCATAGAGCAATTGTTTTTCGTCCGTTTGGTAGGTAAAACCCCCATAGAAACCCTAATCAGGGATATGTTACTGTCTGGCAGCAGTTTTAACTGGCCTTATATGTCcattcaataa